The following proteins come from a genomic window of Pseudomonas sp. WJP1:
- the pnuC gene encoding nicotinamide riboside transporter PnuC, translated as MSGLELFAATLGVIAVWLTVKQNPWCWPIGLIMVLIYSWIFFEVKLYSDMLLQVIYAALQIYGWWQWTRAGQAHHGREVSRLDGQAVAFGLALGALGSLLLGAAMAHWTDAAQPWLDAALTAFSLVAQWWMAQKRLQCWPLWIVLDCVFVGLFLYKGMYLTAALYFLFFLLAIQGWRTWRSDPLLCP; from the coding sequence ATGTCCGGGCTTGAACTGTTTGCCGCTACCCTCGGCGTCATTGCCGTCTGGTTGACGGTTAAACAGAACCCCTGGTGCTGGCCGATCGGCCTAATCATGGTGCTGATCTACAGCTGGATCTTTTTCGAGGTCAAGCTGTATTCGGACATGTTGCTGCAAGTGATCTACGCCGCATTGCAGATCTACGGCTGGTGGCAGTGGACCCGCGCAGGCCAGGCACATCACGGGCGCGAGGTCAGCCGGCTGGACGGGCAAGCGGTGGCGTTCGGGCTGGCCCTTGGCGCGCTCGGCAGCCTGTTGCTGGGCGCCGCCATGGCGCACTGGACCGATGCCGCGCAACCCTGGCTCGACGCCGCCCTCACGGCCTTCAGCCTGGTGGCGCAATGGTGGATGGCGCAAAAGCGCCTGCAGTGCTGGCCGCTGTGGATCGTCCTGGACTGTGTCTTCGTCGGCCTGTTCCTCTATAAAGGGATGTACCTGACGGCGGCCCTGTATTTCCTGTTTTTCCTTCTGGCCATTCAAGGCTGGCGCACATGGCGCAGCGATCCGCTGCTGTGCCCATGA
- a CDS encoding adhesin: MNRTLLLIAMFCSASTFAQSPVPVINNAEIDGSGAQYQGNFAVNQAAGDLQQQANARAIAAGHNASATTEIRQRLRTIVDPNMDARSSIQGDSFSHGNGALGVNQSAGASNQQANALRISTSAQPQSIDDSVLMQQNVTLLYNSDPTDSAPGYRQVTTSDQAFTGSRGLIQLNQSAGVGNRMANTLSVRVVD; the protein is encoded by the coding sequence ATGAATCGTACGCTGCTGCTGATTGCCATGTTTTGCAGTGCATCGACCTTCGCCCAATCCCCCGTCCCCGTCATCAATAACGCCGAAATTGACGGTTCGGGCGCGCAGTACCAGGGCAACTTCGCGGTCAACCAGGCCGCCGGCGACCTGCAGCAACAGGCTAATGCCCGGGCTATCGCCGCGGGTCACAACGCCAGCGCGACCACTGAGATTCGCCAACGGTTGCGCACCATTGTCGACCCCAATATGGATGCTCGATCCAGCATTCAAGGCGACTCCTTCAGCCATGGCAATGGCGCGTTGGGCGTCAACCAGAGCGCGGGTGCCAGCAACCAGCAAGCCAATGCGCTGCGGATCAGCACCAGTGCCCAGCCGCAAAGTATCGATGACAGCGTCCTCATGCAACAGAACGTGACGCTGCTCTACAACTCCGATCCAACTGACTCTGCACCAGGCTATCGCCAGGTCACTACCAGTGACCAGGCTTTCACCGGTAGCCGTGGGCTCATTCAGTTGAATCAGAGCGCCGGGGTGGGAAACCGCATGGCCAACACCCTCAGCGTACGGGTCGTGGACTGA
- a CDS encoding AAA family ATPase, which yields MKVLVLAGPESSGKSWLANEIHANFGGILVGEYVRYFIDNEARLTCYEDITPIALGQLTWEDEARAKQPSLLILDTHLLSNILWSRTLFGDCPTWIEQALQERHYDLHLLLSPETVTWHDDGQRCQPQLAERQAFFQASRQWLELHRQPFQVLQGDWQQRKDAAFDAVARLLTA from the coding sequence ATGAAGGTACTGGTGCTGGCAGGACCGGAATCGAGCGGCAAAAGCTGGCTCGCGAACGAGATTCACGCCAACTTCGGCGGCATATTGGTCGGCGAGTACGTTCGGTATTTCATCGATAATGAAGCCCGGCTAACCTGCTACGAAGACATCACGCCCATAGCACTTGGCCAGCTGACTTGGGAAGATGAGGCACGTGCGAAACAGCCGTCCCTGTTGATTCTCGATACACACCTGTTGAGCAACATCCTATGGAGTCGCACGTTGTTTGGCGATTGCCCAACGTGGATTGAACAGGCATTGCAGGAGCGCCATTACGACCTGCACCTGCTGCTAAGTCCTGAGACAGTGACCTGGCATGACGACGGTCAGCGTTGCCAACCGCAACTGGCAGAACGCCAGGCGTTTTTCCAGGCCAGCCGCCAGTGGCTAGAGCTGCACCGCCAGCCTTTTCAGGTACTGCAAGGTGACTGGCAACAACGCAAGGACGCGGCATTCGACGCTGTCGCGCGCTTGCTCACGGCTTGA
- a CDS encoding heme utilization protein, with amino-acid sequence MKPSMALKPLVFAIAAVMAVAVQAGQNDRRGNHHHNGGHHNPPAKMVPISATANAYDRQSSTNNRIYNEGVENSAEMSSSAQGASGNVGVNVAAGNGNQQDNAAAIANAASDNAAIDNSFVFGMATATADVRQTSNRNRVDNFGVTNTATMSGSADGSSGNVGVNIAGGDLNQQKNTMAIANTNAPLGSARATASANQDGPGLIVNNTADRTYRVDTITVTKTASGSASREKSFEASGSQSNSSSWAAAGSKNSSSSGSFSLDASGSKSSNASGSNSSSASGSFSLDASGSNSSAASGSNSSSASGSSSASLNASLDATLDAAAAASHSTTVNNGWGDRTRSRESEASLSASLSATLDVSVDKSFDKSRESSFDRSRESSFDKSLDVSYDKSRESSYDKSRDSSFEKSFDTSFEKANASSFDKSGSKSSESEYAKAKSWSESSSYDLSNTYSYQVLTPTGWANPVTNTATLSGSVNGGSGNLGVNVAAGVGNQQSNSLAISNQSF; translated from the coding sequence ATGAAACCTTCGATGGCATTAAAGCCTCTGGTTTTCGCAATTGCTGCGGTCATGGCTGTTGCTGTACAAGCTGGGCAAAACGATCGGCGTGGTAACCATCATCACAACGGCGGCCACCACAACCCTCCTGCAAAAATGGTCCCTATCAGTGCGACTGCCAATGCTTACGACAGACAGAGCAGCACCAACAACCGCATTTATAATGAAGGGGTAGAAAACTCGGCCGAGATGAGCAGTTCGGCCCAAGGCGCGAGCGGCAACGTCGGCGTCAACGTGGCGGCAGGTAACGGCAACCAGCAAGACAACGCCGCCGCCATCGCCAACGCAGCCTCCGACAACGCCGCGATTGATAACAGCTTCGTGTTCGGCATGGCCACTGCCACCGCTGACGTGAGGCAAACCAGCAACCGTAACCGCGTCGACAACTTCGGCGTAACCAACACTGCCACGATGAGTGGATCCGCCGACGGCAGCAGCGGTAACGTGGGTGTCAACATTGCTGGCGGCGATCTGAACCAACAGAAAAACACCATGGCAATTGCCAATACCAATGCTCCACTCGGTAGCGCAAGAGCCACCGCCTCCGCCAACCAAGACGGTCCTGGCCTGATCGTGAATAACACCGCTGACCGGACCTATCGCGTAGATACCATTACGGTTACCAAAACCGCTAGCGGTAGTGCCTCTCGCGAGAAGTCCTTCGAAGCCAGCGGCAGTCAAAGCAATTCGTCGAGCTGGGCCGCTGCCGGTTCCAAAAACTCTAGCTCCAGCGGTTCCTTCAGCCTGGATGCAAGCGGTTCCAAAAGCAGCAATGCAAGCGGATCCAACAGCAGCAGCGCAAGCGGTTCCTTCAGCCTGGATGCAAGCGGTTCCAACAGCAGCGCTGCAAGTGGTTCCAACAGCAGCAGTGCAAGCGGCTCATCGAGTGCTTCTCTGAATGCTTCACTGGACGCGACCCTGGACGCTGCGGCGGCGGCTTCCCACTCCACTACCGTCAACAACGGTTGGGGCGATCGCACCCGCAGCAGAGAGTCCGAGGCATCGCTTAGCGCTTCGCTTAGCGCAACGCTCGACGTGTCGGTAGACAAATCGTTCGACAAATCTCGCGAATCCTCGTTCGACAGGTCTCGCGAATCCTCGTTCGACAAGTCTCTCGATGTCTCGTACGACAAATCCCGTGAATCCTCGTACGACAAATCGCGCGATTCCTCGTTCGAAAAATCGTTCGACACTTCGTTCGAGAAAGCCAACGCGTCGTCGTTCGATAAATCGGGCAGCAAGTCGTCCGAATCCGAGTACGCAAAAGCGAAAAGCTGGAGCGAAAGCAGCTCGTATGATTTGAGTAACACCTACTCTTATCAAGTGCTGACTCCAACCGGCTGGGCCAACCCTGTGACCAACACTGCAACCCTGAGCGGTTCGGTGAACGGCGGCAGCGGCAACCTGGGTGTCAACGTGGCTGCTGGTGTGGGCAACCAACAAAGCAACTCGTTGGCCATCTCCAACCAATCGTTCTAA